The DNA region acaaaaaaactggttaataaaaaatattttatagttaataTTCAAACTTagtttatttgttgaaaaatatttttagttcataaaattccataaaatattagtatttcaattacaatattattaaactattttaatatttttctccatCTCATCaccatcatttctttttcttttactattatcatctcattattattttatcactaCCTTCTTCTCCatctatattattaaaaaatattctaaatataaaatattttacacaaaACAAACTAATCACTATAAAAAGGAAGGAAAGCATTATCAAATATGAATTATTGGATGgtcttgataaaataaaaagacttaaaatTTAACTATCAATATAGTAAAGTATCAGGGGTTACATTTGAAGTTTTTCCTATTATTTATTGATGGCAGCCTCCGGTCTTTTGTCTATTTGTTTCTCTCTCCAAACAAGGACTAACGCTCTTTGATGGCGCAACCATGGGAATTACCGTTAAATCCCTCGCCGCCAGGCACTGAATTGCCTAAGTTAAACGTCCTCCCGATGACAGCCAAGCGCCGGCGTGACGATTTTGAAGGTGGTGAAACATCCGCCGCAAAACGGCAAGCTAGAGCAGATGTTGTATTCAGGATCGTTGTCCCGTCGGGAAAGATCGGAAAAGTAATCGGCAAACAAGGCCATCGTATCCAGAAGATTCGAGAAGATACCAAAGCCACGATCAAAATCGCCGACGCCGTCGCCGTCAGTAATAAAACCCATTCCCccaattttaatgaaaattagggttttgtaCTTAAATTCAAATGATTGACTAtcgaaagtttttttattttttgtttttttaatgttgtgtaGAGACATGAAGAGCGCGTGATAATTATAAGCTCGAAGGAGAGTGAGAATGGGGCAACTGACGCGGAGAATGCGTTGCAGCGAATAGCAGAGTTGATTTTGAATGAAGATGATGGAGGTAGCGGCGGCGGCGGCGTGGAGATAGGGAAACTAGTCAATGCAGGGCATGTGGCTGCAAATACGATAAGATTATTAATAGCTGGGTCTCAAGCTGGTTCTTTGATAGGAATGTCTGGTCAAAATATAGTGAAATTGAGGAACTCATCAGGTGCAATGATCACTGTTCTTGCGCCGAATCAGTTGCCTCTCTGTGCTTCTGCTTATGAATCTGATCGTGTTGTGCAGGTTGGCTTGTTGTAATGGTTTTAATGAACTTGCTTTTTAAGATTAAGATGGGGTTTTGATGCTTCTTTATTTGATTTAGCTCGTTGTTAGCTGTTTCATGAGTATAAAATAATTGCCTTGctagcctttttatttttactgaaAATTTGTTTAACTTGGTATAATATTGAGAATTTTAAGGTTGCTTTAGTTGATTTCATTTTCATCAATTGTGAAATGGATAACTAGCTGAAACCGGATAGAAAGAATAATGGGTGActgaaattttttgttaaatacaGATATCAGGAGATGTACCTGTAGTGCTAAAAGCTCTGGAGGAGATTGGTTGTCAGCTCAGGTTTTGAATTCTATGTTGATTGATGTTATTTGGTGTTTCagtcttgtttgttgttttgtgttgggaaaatatatttttaaagttaaataatgcTTTGAGTTTATGTGGTTTAGGGAGAACCCACCTAAACAAGTAATTTCTATCAGTCCATCGTACAACTATAGCGCAGTTCCATTTCAACAATATGCGCCCCAAGCTGCAGGTGATCTCATTGTTGTGTTtatagaagggaaaaaaaaaaaattatacctgCCGACTGTTTTtcaaatgttaatatttttgtgttataaCCACATCATCTTTAGGACAACCAATCTTGCAGCTGATTATGTAACCATGGAGATGATGGTCCCGGAGACGATGATGGGTGGCTTGATAGGAAGAAGTGGTTCTAATATATCAAGGATCAGAGTGGAGTCTGGAGCAGTAATCAAGGTCAGCAGATGTCCAAATCTTTATCTGTGATATCCAATTCCCAATCTCTTACTGATTTCTGGTTgagaatgcaaatatttaaatcttttatCAGTTCTGGGTTTATTGATTTCATAAATTACCTGTTTCACTAGCTGCCTAGCTTGACAAAAACACTGTGATACACAACTTGGTGAGGACGATGAGTATTcttctcttcggttttctcttCTGCAGGTTCATGGTGGGAAAGGTGCGCAAAAACATAGGCATATACAACTAGCTGGT from Populus alba chromosome 14, ASM523922v2, whole genome shotgun sequence includes:
- the LOC118034102 gene encoding flowering locus K homology domain isoform X3, which encodes MAQPWELPLNPSPPGTELPKLNVLPMTAKRRRDDFEGGETSAAKRQARADVVFRIVVPSGKIGKVIGKQGHRIQKIREDTKATIKIADAVARHEERVIIISSKESENGATDAENALQRIAELILNEDDGGSGGGGVEIGKLVNAGHVAANTIRLLIAGSQAGSLIGMSGQNIVKLRNSSGAMITVLAPNQLPLCASAYESDRVVQISGDVPVVLKALEEIGCQLRENPPKQVISISPSYNYSAVPFQQYAPQAAADYVTMEMMVPETMMGGLIGRSGSNISRIRVESGAVIKLPSLTKTL
- the LOC118034102 gene encoding flowering locus K homology domain isoform X1, which gives rise to MAQPWELPLNPSPPGTELPKLNVLPMTAKRRRDDFEGGETSAAKRQARADVVFRIVVPSGKIGKVIGKQGHRIQKIREDTKATIKIADAVARHEERVIIISSKESENGATDAENALQRIAELILNEDDGGSGGGGVEIGKLVNAGHVAANTIRLLIAGSQAGSLIGMSGQNIVKLRNSSGAMITVLAPNQLPLCASAYESDRVVQISGDVPVVLKALEEIGCQLRENPPKQVISISPSYNYSAVPFQQYAPQAAADYVTMEMMVPETMMGGLIGRSGSNISRIRVESGAVIKVHGGKGAQKHRHIQLAGSSQQVALAKQRVDEYIYSQLVQQAGTQQCIFRLQI
- the LOC118034102 gene encoding flowering locus K homology domain isoform X2; the encoded protein is MAQPWELPLNPSPPGTELPKLNVLPMTAKRRRDDFEGGETSAAKRQARADVVFRIVVPSGKIGKVIGKQGHRIQKIREDTKATIKIADAVARHEERVIIISSKESENGATDAENALQRIAELILNEDDGGSGGGGVEIGKLVNAGHVAANTIRLLIAGSQAGSLIGMSGQNIVKLRNSSGAMITVLAPNQLPLCASAYESDRVVQISGDVPVVLKALEEIGCQLRENPPKQVISISPSYNYSAVPFQQYAPQAAADYVTMEMMVPETMMGGLIGRSGSNISRIRVESGAVIKVHGGKGAQKHRHIQLAGSSQQVALAKQRVDEYIYSQLVQQAGTQQLQI